The uncultured Desulfatiglans sp. DNA window ATCAAAGAGCACCGCTGTGGTAAGGTCGTCAAACCGCGCGATCCGAGCGCCTTTGCACACGCTCTGTGCCGCCTGGCAGATCAACCAGAACTAAGAGCCGAATATGGACGCAACGCTCGCAAATTGGCTGAGGAACATTTTTCTAGGGCTGAACTGGCGAGGCAGTTCGTGGACTGGATCGAAGGCGTCCTTCAAAACCACACCTGCCTTACACCATCAAAAAGCATCGCTAGCCAGTTGCGGAAATTGAAAACCGGAGGAAGATGAAACCGGCTTGGCAATCCTGCGTCAATCGGGACATTACTCGTTTTGCAGGTTATTATAGGCGGCGAGGCAAGCGCCTTCTAGACCTGTCCCTGACGGTCCCCGGGCTTTTTGTAGTCGGACCTCTCTTGGGAATCATTGCTCTATTCATAGCACGGAATATGGGGCGCCCTGTGCTCTTTCGTCAGCAAAGGCCAGGATTGAATGGTCGGCCTTTCGAACTCGTGAAATTCAGGACAATGCGGGATACGAGGGATGAGGATGGAAACCTCCTGCCGGATGAACAGCGCTTGACGAGCCTTGGGCACATCCTACGATCTACAAGCCTTGACGAACTGCCCGAAATCTGGAATGTTCTGAAAGGCGACATGAGTCTCGTGGGGCCGAGGCCACTGCTGATGCAATATCTCAGCAGGTATACCATTGAACAGGCTCGGCGGCACGAAGTTCAGCCCGGCATGACGGGATGGGCGCAAATTAATGGCCGAAACGCCATTACATGGGAGAAGAAGTTTCACTTGGATCTCTGGTATGTGAAGCGCCAAAGCCTTAAATTAGACCTTCAAATCATTGCACTAAGTATGTTACGAGTTTTTCAGCGAAAGGGGATCAGCGCATCAGGACAAGCCACAATGCCAGAGTTTCTCGGCTCATTGATGCAATGAATCATACTCGTATTTCAGATGACAAGAGATATAATATTGAGACCAATTGCTATATATGGTGCGAGCGGATTTGGCCGTGAAATAGCATGGCTTATCGAATCTTGCAACAAAATATCTTCAACATATAGAGTCACCTGCTTCATAGACGATGATGCTGATAAACACGGAATGTCGCTAAACGGCATACCAGTGTATGGGCTAAAAAAATCTGCTAATGACTACCCAGGATCCTTAGTAGTAATTGCTGTAGGAAATCCCAAACTGCGCGAAAATATGTTAAAAAACGCACAGGCATTTGGATTTCATCCCGAGATTTTGATTCATCCTAGTGTAGAAATCAGTAAATGGATGGTGATAGGTGAAGGCACTGTTATATGCAATGGGTCCATACTAACAACAAATATTGTTATTGGAAAAAATGTTCAAATTAATTTAAGTTGCACCATAGGACATGATGTTATAATAGGTGATTTTACTACTTTGTCTCCAGGCGTACATGTTTCTGGTTGGGTCCATTTCGGCAAACGTGTCTATGTTGGTACAGGTGCAGTCTTTATAAATGGCACCGAAAAGGAACCTATTTGCATTGGCGATGATGCGGTAATTGGCGCCGGAGCTTGCGTGACAACTTCTGTGCGTAAGGGAGAAGTTTGGGCTGGAGTTCCAGCAAAACCACTGCATTCAAATTAAATCTTTGGATCACTAGCGCCAACATCGTTATCTCAAGATTGCACAGTTTGCTATCTAACTTGTACTAATAATAGCATTTTTGCTGAAAGCAGCACTCAGCACCAATCCAGTTTAGTCCACAACAAGCTACTACTTCACTCGAGAGCCAAGTGAGATTTAAGCGCATCTTCCTTTCCCCCCCCCACATGAGCGGCCTTGAGCGCGCGCTGATCGAGAAAGCCTTCGAAAGCAACTATATCGCGCCGCTCGGCCCCATGGTGGACGCCTTCGAGCAAGAGTTCAGCGAGTACACCGGGATGAGATACTGCTTGGCAGTCTCAAGCGGTACAGCGGCCATGCACCTGGCTCTGCACCACCTCGGCGTGAGACCCGGCGATGAAATCTTCGCCTCGTCCCTCACCTTCATTGGGAGCGTCTCCCCCATCCTCTTCGAGGGCGCTACCCCGGTCTTCATCGATTGCGACCACCGATCCTGGAACATGGACCCTGCCCTTCTGGCTGGCGAACTCGAGCGATGCGCCGTCGTCGGGAAACTCCCCAAGGCGGTTGTCCCCACAGATCTTTACGGGCAGTGCTGCAACTATGGTGAAATCTACGCGGTCTCCCGCAAATTCGGCGTCCCGGTTGTCGTCGATGCGGCCGAGGCCCTCGGAGCGCGTTTCACTTGGGCCAACGTCGGAGGGGATGTCGGAGGAGGACAAGCCCACGCCGGCAGGGGGGCACGTGCCTCGGTCTTCTCTTTCAACGGGAACAAGATCATCACGACCTCGGGCGGGGGCATGCTGGCTTCCGATGACGAGGAACTCATCTCCCACGCGCGGGTCCTGTCACAGCAGGCACGCGGTCCTCAGGCACACTATGAACATACTGAGATCGGTTTCAACTACCGCATGAGCAACATCCTGGCCGCCATCGGCCGCGCTCAACTCCAAGTGCTCGATCAGCGGGTCACGCGTCGGCGGGAGATCTTTGATTATTACCAGAGTGCCCTCGGTGACCTTCCCGGCCTCGAATTCATGCCAGAAGCGGATTACGGGACGGCCAACCGGTGGCTGACCGTGATCCTTGTCACGCCGAAGATCTTCGGCGCCGATCGTGAGCAGGTGCGGCTTGCGCTTGAGGCGGAAAACATCGAATCCCGCCCGGTGTGGAAACCCATGCATCTGCAGCCGGTTTTCAGCTGCAGTGAGGTCTCCTTGCCCCAGGGGAAGAAGCAGTATACTGCCCGCGCAGTCGGCGGGCAGGTCTCGGAGGATCTCTTCGCTCGCGGATTGTGCCTCCCCTCCGGGACCGCGATGACGGAAGGAGATCTCGATCGCGTCATCGCCGTCATCCGCAATCTCTCCAAATAGCTCGTTTTCAGACACCTCACAGGTTTTTTAGGAAAACGGATCCATGGAACAAAACACTTTTGACCTTGTCGCCGGGGCACGCCCCAACTTCATGAAACTCGCCCCACTGGTGCGCGCCTTCGCCGCCATCGAGGAGGAACTGGAGGCCAGAGGTCTCGGCTGGCGCATCGTGCACAGCGGTCAGCATTACGACGCGGCCATGAACGATGTCTTTTTCAGCGAATTAGGGATACCCGCGCCCGATGTCCACCTGGAGGTGGGTTCGGGAACCCACGGCGCGCAGACAGCGCGTATCATCGAACGCTATGAGCGGCATCTTCTTGAGAACCGGCCGGTTGCGACCGTGGTCTTCGGGGATGTGAACTCCACGGTGGCCTGCGCTCTTGCTGCAGTCAAGCTCGCGATCCCGGTTTTGCACGTGGAGGCAGGGCTTCGGAGTTTCGACCGCACAATGCCCGAAGAAATCAACCGCGTTCTGACGGATGCCCTTTCCGAGATGCTCTTCGTTTCCGAGCGGAGCGGGATGGAAAACCTCGAGCGCGAAGGGGTGAGCGGGGACCGGGCCTACCTCGTGGGCAACGTTATGATCGACACCCTGGCGCGCGAACTTCCGCGGGCAGCGGCGACCGGCACGGCCGGGCGGCTGGGCGTCGAGCCGGGCGGCTATGGGCTCATGACACTGCACCGCCCGGCAAACGTGGACAATCCTGGGGTCCTGCGGCCGCTGCTTGAACTGCTCGTGGAGTTCAGCCGAACCCTGCCCGTGGTTTTCCCAGTGCACCCGCGCACCCAGAAGGCAATCAGCGAGCACGGTCTGGATTACCTGCTCAAAGCAAACGGCACCCTGAAATGCATCCCTCCCCTGCCCTACCACGAAAACCTCTCCCTCATGTCGCAAGCCAAAGTGGTTCTGACTGACTCGGGCGGGATGCAGGAGGAAACCACGTATCTCGGCGTACCCTGCCTCACGCTCAGGCCCAATACGGAACGCCCCGTCACAGTGACACACGGAACCAGCCGCTTGGTGGGTAACGACCCGAAGAACATAGCCAAGGCGCTCGATGATGTCATGGCAGGGCAATGGGCTAAAGGGCAGGATATCCCCCTCTGGGATGGCAAAACCAGCGAGCGCATCATCAGGATTCTGGTGGACCGGTTCTCGGCCTGAGTGCGCCTTCCGCTATGGGGCCAAGTGATACGGCTTCCCGCCACCTCTATGCATATTTAACTGAATTTACATAAAGGCAGAAAACACCAACCCCTCATCACAAGCTCTTGAGAAATGGTTCGGAATTGTCAAACTTTGTTCGTCTCCCCGGCAAAGCCGGGGGTTTACTCGGATTAACCACAGAATGGTAAATGCGAAGGAGATAGGAATAAGCCGTGGGAAAGGGTGATGACTTTCGATCAAAGTCTGTTTCCTTCCGGCGAGCGTGCTCAACACGCGGAGCCAGGGTGCTATATGGCAGCACCATCCCATGCAACGCAGCATAATCCGGCACTCGGCATAATATCCGTGAAAGGGCCCTGATGTTCGCCATCCTTCACCGCAAAAACTCCCTTTTGCACAAGACGCAACGCAAGGCCTATGTCAGAGATCTCTTCATAAGCCTGATCTATGACTGTCAACTATCGGGCGTCAACCCGCTCGACTACCTCAAGTGGCTTCCGAAGAACACCAACACCTGCAGACCTCCCCCCTTTAGACCTTCATCTCGCGGCATTACCAGGATCAAAACGTCTAATCCTACACTGGCCGGGAGGCCCCTTAGGGTATCCCGGCCTCTGTTTCATCCTCTCACGCCAAAATTTCACGTGCCCAAAATTTATTGACCTCTGCACGCCCGCCGAAAGGACACACTCCTGCTACTCGTAGGGTGGTTTCCGATAGCACCCACCCGAGGCAGGAGTCCAGTGCGGTAGTTCTGCACGCTGGGGGATCTGTGCGGGGGCCATCCGAAAGGATGGTCCCTACCGCGACCATTGAAACCTCCGATTCCTGAACATCACGAACACCCCAGCCCCATGCCGGCGAGTAACTGTTGCGCATCGTCAGAACGTTTGCAGCACTATCATTCACATAGCTATCCGGAAGCGTGATATATTTAACCCCACCCCAACTGTTGTTTCCCGTCCGCGGTGCGCATCCCACCGGTTGACCATTCAGCAAAATCTCAATCTCATCACTATAATCAGCATCGTAGAATTCGCATTCGATTATGATATCACCTGCCCTTCCGTCAAACCAGAAATCCACCGATGNTTCGTTTGCCAAGACTCCCGGAGCCAGATAGCCATAACATCCGGCAGCCGGCAATTCAATGGCTCCTAGGGGAACGCTGAAAGCTTCAAGTTCCTGAATATCACGAACACCCCAGCCCCATGCCGGCGAGTAACTGTTGCGCATCGTCAGAACGTTTGCAGCACTATCATTCACATAGCTATCCGGAAGGATTATATATTTAATCCCGCCCCAACTGTTGTTTCCCGTCCGCGGTGCGTATCCCACCGANNNNNNNNNNNNNNNNNNNNNNNNNNNNNNNNNNNNNNNNNNNNNNNNNNNNNNNNNNNNNNNNNNNNNNNNNNNNNNNNNNNNNNNNNNNNNNNNNNNNNNNNNNNNNNNNNNNNNNNNNNNNNNNNNNNNNNNNNNNNNNNNNNNNNNNNNNNNNNNNNNNNNNNNNNNNNNNNNNNNNNNNNNNNNNNNNNNNNNNNNNNNNNNNNNNNNNNNNNNNNNNNNNNNNNNNNNNNNNNNNNNNNNNNNNNNNNNNNNNNNNNNNNNNNNNNNNNNNNNNNNNNNNNNNNNNNNNNNNNNNNNNNNNNNNNNNNNNNNNNNNNNNNNNNNNNNNNNNNNNNNNNNNNNNNNNNNNNNNNNNNNNNNNNNNNNNNNNNNNNNNNNNNNNNNNNNNNNNNNNNNNNNNNNNNNNNNNNNNNNNNNNNNNNNNNNNNNNNNNNNNNNNNNNNNNNNNNNNNNNNNNNNNNNNNNNNNNNNNNNNNNNNNNNNNNNNNNNNNNNNNNNNNNNNNNNNNNNNNNNNNNNNNNNNNNNNNNNNNNNNNNNNNNNNNNNNNNNNNNNNNNNNNNNNNNNNNNNNNNNNNNNNNNNNNNNNNNNNNNNNNNNNNNNNNNNNNNNNNNNNNNNNNNNNNNNNNNNNNNNNNNNNNNNNNNNNNNNNNNNNNNNNNNNNNNNNNNNNNNNNNNNNNNNNNNNNNNNNNNNNNNNNNNNNNNNNNNNNNNNNNNNNTTGTTTCCCGTCCGCGGTGCGTATCCCACCGATTGACCATTCAGCAAAATCTCAATCTCATCACTATAATCAGCATCGTAGAATTCGCACTCGATTATGACATCACCCGTCCTTCCGTCAAACCAGAAATCCACCGATGGTTCGTTTGCCAAAACTCCCGGGGCCAGATAGCCGTAAGATCCGGCAGCCGGTAGCTCGACTGCACCTGGGGGCACCAAAGGCGGTGGGGGAGTGGACTCGGCGACTGTAATATAATCTGTCTTGACAATCACATCCGTACTGTCCGGTCTTGAAGCTTCCAGGGAGACTGAGTAGGTTCCGGGACTCGTATAGGTATGGGATGGGTTTTTGAGCGTGCTGGTCTGTCCGTCGCCAAATGTCCAGAACCATGCGGTCGGATTTCCGGTGGAATGATCTGCAAACTGGACCGTCAGGGAATCGGTTCCCGTGGTGGAATCGGCGCTGAAATCGGCCTGTACGGGGGGCGGGTCATATACCACGTAGGAGGCGCCATAGCCCACCCGGGAGGCCCCGTACTCTATCTTCATGTAGCCGTTTTCACCCCATCCAGTCCCCCAGGAATTCCTGAGTATCCAGACTCCATTCGCACCCTGGTTGTCATCCCAGCCGACCAAAACGATGCCGTGGTTGACGGCAGCATCTATGTTTGTGTTGAAGACACCGCTTCGATAATACTGAAAGGCGCTTCCCACGTAAACCGCTGCCGTGACCGGGCCGTACGTCATGATGGCGCGCTTGATATCCTCTGTAGGAGGAACACTAAAAGGCGAACCGACATAGGCCCAATCGGTGATTTTGTAGGGATGATCATAGGGGCTGCCGCATGCCGTATCCCGTGCGGTATAGGCAAAGTCAGCTTCCAGCACCGCACCGGCCTCGGTCTCCGATGCATTGTATTTCCACTCATGGTAATCGTGTGCCCACCAGCCGCCCCCGCAGCTCCATCTGTTCACATTGCAGGAAACCAGGTATTGCTCGGAAAGGTCTACAGATTTTCCTTCGTAAAGCAGGATGTTGCTCTCTAACGGCCCCACCGTCGCGAAGGCCCAGCAGGAACCGCAGGAGCCCTGGTCCCTGATCGGGGGGCAGGCGCCTTGTGAACACCAATTAAAAGCGGAGGGCAATGCCACCGTGCCGGAAGCGCCTCCTATCGGATCCTGTGCATGCGATCGGAGCCGGTATGCCATTTCAGGGGTCCACCGGGTGGGGGCCATCAGGCCGCACAGTTCGCGCAATGAGCGATCGGTAGCCTGGTTGGCGCCGATCTCATAGGTCGCGCCACCCGCCTGCAGTTGATGTTTTAACTGCAGGAATTCAAGCGAACCCAGCTGCGCATTCACGGTTCCGCTGAAAACCAGCAGCAGGATCAACCCATGCCCTAGAAAGGTGAGCGCCTTCCATCCGCCTTTAGACATAACCAACCCCCTTTTCAAATCATGTCTTTACAACTATTTGATTTATATTATTTTTTTAAATAGAGATTCGATTCGGCCCTTTCTGGGCACGATGTTGGTTCTAGATTTATGCAAGAATAAAACCAGGGTGACCATGGGGGAGAGTCGTGTGCCGGTTCGGCTAAGGTGGTATTCAGCGGGGAGCCTGCAATACAGGCCCGCGGGGGGTAACGGTTGGCTCCAGGGGTCTTCCGGCTCCTTTCGATCTGGCTCCATTGGCACCAGGCACCTGGTGCCAATGGAAACAACGGCCACATGTCCCTGCGGGTGAGGCCGGCTGAGGGCAGGCTCAGTTACGAGTCGAATGGATCATTTGGTGGCTTGCGTTACAGAATGGTAATTGCGAGTGGAGCAGAACTAGAGCGGGGAAAAGGGGAATGCCTTTCGATCAAAGCTTCAGTTTATAGACGCGGACATCGGGTGCGCGATCCAGCACAAGCTCGAAATAGGGTTCAAAATCAGCCGGATCCCCCAGCAGCAGTTGCACCAGGTTGGATCGATACGCTCTCTCTTGCATCAGAACGGTGATCCCTTTTTGGGCGTCGATCACGGCGAAAACCCCGGAAGTGGCTCCGTAATCCAGCTGCTCGATTCCATCCTCCGTGACGAGGGTGAGACCGGAGAGCCAAACGGCTTGGTTCCGGACCGTCACAGTACCCGCCACTTTGTTGAACTCGAGGGCTTCCTGGT harbors:
- the epsL gene encoding Uncharacterized sugar transferase EpsL, giving the protein MKPAWQSCVNRDITRFAGYYRRRGKRLLDLSLTVPGLFVVGPLLGIIALFIARNMGRPVLFRQQRPGLNGRPFELVKFRTMRDTRDEDGNLLPDEQRLTSLGHILRSTSLDELPEIWNVLKGDMSLVGPRPLLMQYLSRYTIEQARRHEVQPGMTGWAQINGRNAITWEKKFHLDLWYVKRQSLKLDLQIIALSMLRVFQRKGISASGQATMPEFLGSLMQ
- a CDS encoding hypothetical protein (Evidence 5 : Unknown function); amino-acid sequence: MGYAPRTGNNSWGGIKYIILPDSYVNDSAANVLTMRNSYSPAWGWGVRDIQELEAFSVPLGAIELPAAGCYGYLAPGVLANEXSVDFWFDGRAGDIIIECEFYDADYSDEIEILLNGQPVGCAPRTGNNSWGGVKYITLPDSYVNDSAANVLTMRNSYSPAWGWGVRDVQESEVSMVAVGTILSDGPRTDPPACRTTALDSCLGWVLSETTLRVAGVCPFGGRAEVNKFWAREILA
- a CDS encoding hypothetical protein (Evidence 5 : Unknown function), with amino-acid sequence MQWFCWNSSPNFSLTHRSCHASSGANYRIIANANRFLFGAIYKDCTCTNIDTFAEMDPTRNMYAWRQSSKITYYNIMSYGAT
- the epsN gene encoding putative pyridoxal phosphate-dependent aminotransferase EpsN (Evidence 3 : Putative function from multiple computational evidences); this translates as MSGLERALIEKAFESNYIAPLGPMVDAFEQEFSEYTGMRYCLAVSSGTAAMHLALHHLGVRPGDEIFASSLTFIGSVSPILFEGATPVFIDCDHRSWNMDPALLAGELERCAVVGKLPKAVVPTDLYGQCCNYGEIYAVSRKFGVPVVVDAAEALGARFTWANVGGDVGGGQAHAGRGARASVFSFNGNKIITTSGGGMLASDDEELISHARVLSQQARGPQAHYEHTEIGFNYRMSNILAAIGRAQLQVLDQRVTRRREIFDYYQSALGDLPGLEFMPEADYGTANRWLTVILVTPKIFGADREQVRLALEAENIESRPVWKPMHLQPVFSCSEVSLPQGKKQYTARAVGGQVSEDLFARGLCLPSGTAMTEGDLDRVIAVIRNLSK
- the wecB gene encoding UDP-N-acetylglucosamine 2-epimerase, producing the protein MEQNTFDLVAGARPNFMKLAPLVRAFAAIEEELEARGLGWRIVHSGQHYDAAMNDVFFSELGIPAPDVHLEVGSGTHGAQTARIIERYERHLLENRPVATVVFGDVNSTVACALAAVKLAIPVLHVEAGLRSFDRTMPEEINRVLTDALSEMLFVSERSGMENLEREGVSGDRAYLVGNVMIDTLARELPRAAATGTAGRLGVEPGGYGLMTLHRPANVDNPGVLRPLLELLVEFSRTLPVVFPVHPRTQKAISEHGLDYLLKANGTLKCIPPLPYHENLSLMSQAKVVLTDSGGMQEETTYLGVPCLTLRPNTERPVTVTHGTSRLVGNDPKNIAKALDDVMAGQWAKGQDIPLWDGKTSERIIRILVDRFSA
- a CDS encoding hypothetical protein (Evidence 5 : Unknown function), whose amino-acid sequence is MANIRALSRILCRVPDYAALHGMVLPYSTLAPRVEHARRKETDFDRKSSPFPTAYSYLLRIYHSVVNPSKPPALPGRRTKFDNSEPFLKSL
- a CDS encoding hypothetical protein (Evidence 5 : Unknown function), which translates into the protein MLALVIQRFNLNAVVLLELQPKLLPYAQKLSRKLRRQLPHHRQCK
- a CDS encoding hypothetical protein (Evidence 5 : Unknown function); amino-acid sequence: MFAILHRKNSLLHKTQRKAYVRDLFISLIYDCQLSGVNPLDYLKWLPKNTNTCRPPPFRPSSRGITRIKTSNPTLAGRPLRVSRPLFHPLTPKFHVPKIY
- a CDS encoding hypothetical protein (Evidence 5 : Unknown function), producing the protein MSAFHPPLDITNPLFKSCLYNYLIYIIFLNRDSIRPFLGTMLVLDLCKNKTRVTMGESRVPVRLRWYSAGSLQYRPAGGNGWLQGSSGSFRSGSIGTRHLVPMETTATCPCG